From Demequina capsici, one genomic window encodes:
- a CDS encoding VOC family protein, whose translation MISLLSHLSYVAITSPDVEASVTFYEQQVGLEVVDRIGDDVYLRCWGDYYRYSVVVKPGPEPSLASMAWRTSSPEALEEAARRVEAAGIEGAWVEENAVGRTFQFVGPWGHPMTLHWDVEHFHATGAKASIYPDRPQRRSRHLGAPRQLDHVTIATSDVDAFAAWYRDVLGFRIMARTVLDEAPISVFSVITTNEKSHDLGVVLDGSSRAGRVNHYAFWVDTREDLLHAADALMENGTDIEYGPSIHGIGEQNFLYFREPSHLRIEVNTGGYRNYVPDWEVQTWKPSLGSNNFYRNSQMPMSMTESFPAADGPSATEEGVPDEIKDVLLNPYAIQGRG comes from the coding sequence ATGATCTCGCTTCTCTCACACCTGTCCTACGTGGCGATCACCTCCCCCGACGTGGAGGCCTCCGTCACGTTCTACGAGCAGCAGGTGGGCCTCGAGGTCGTCGACCGCATCGGCGACGACGTGTACCTGCGCTGCTGGGGCGACTACTACCGCTACAGCGTGGTCGTGAAGCCAGGGCCTGAGCCGTCGCTCGCCTCGATGGCGTGGCGCACCTCCAGCCCCGAGGCGCTCGAGGAGGCGGCCCGGCGCGTGGAGGCCGCAGGCATCGAAGGCGCCTGGGTCGAGGAGAACGCCGTAGGCAGGACCTTCCAGTTCGTCGGACCCTGGGGCCACCCCATGACCCTCCACTGGGACGTCGAGCACTTCCACGCCACCGGCGCCAAGGCCTCGATCTACCCCGACCGCCCCCAGCGCCGCAGCCGACACCTCGGCGCCCCTCGCCAGCTGGACCACGTGACCATCGCCACCAGCGACGTCGACGCGTTCGCCGCCTGGTACCGCGACGTCCTCGGCTTCCGCATCATGGCCCGCACCGTGCTCGACGAGGCCCCGATCTCCGTCTTCTCCGTCATCACCACGAACGAGAAGTCTCACGACCTGGGCGTCGTGCTCGACGGGTCCAGCCGCGCCGGTCGCGTCAACCACTACGCCTTCTGGGTGGACACCCGCGAGGACCTGCTCCATGCTGCCGACGCGCTCATGGAGAACGGCACGGACATCGAGTACGGCCCGTCGATCCACGGCATCGGCGAGCAGAACTTCCTGTACTTCCGCGAGCCGTCGCACCTGCGCATCGAGGTCAACACCGGCGGCTACCGCAACTACGTGCCCGACTGGGAGGTCCAGACCTGGAAGCCGTCCCTCGGCTCCAACAACTTCTATCGCAACAGCCAGATGCCGATGTCGATGACCGAGTCGTTCCCCGCCGCCGACGGCCCGTCCGCCACCGAGGAGGGCGTGCCGGACGAGATCAAGGACGTGCTGCTCAACCCCTACGCCATCCAGGGCCGAGGCTGA